A genomic segment from Neobacillus sp. YX16 encodes:
- a CDS encoding ABC transporter ATP-binding protein codes for MITVSNLNQSFGKKLILESINIEINKHEICALVGRNGAGKSTFINSLLGLLPVKQGTISINGVKVTKKNHDWKKAIAYLPEKFQLYPMLTGLENITFFAEAVGKTVDQGRIESVLKSVSLWEDRTVQVKKYSKGMLQRLGLAITLYQDSSILILDEPTSGIDPMGRKEILEVLKSLQDKTILLSSHHLDEIKQVCTHVAYLNNGKMEKYTVEEFLQTHNLGGIES; via the coding sequence ATGATAACAGTCTCCAATTTAAACCAATCCTTCGGGAAAAAATTAATTCTGGAGTCTATCAATATTGAAATTAATAAACATGAAATTTGTGCCCTTGTTGGACGTAATGGTGCTGGAAAGTCCACTTTTATCAACAGTCTTCTTGGGCTCCTTCCAGTCAAACAAGGCACCATTAGCATTAACGGAGTTAAAGTGACCAAGAAAAATCATGACTGGAAAAAAGCGATTGCGTATCTGCCGGAAAAATTTCAACTTTATCCGATGCTGACGGGTCTCGAGAACATTACCTTCTTTGCCGAGGCGGTTGGAAAGACAGTAGATCAAGGACGTATCGAGAGTGTCCTTAAGTCGGTAAGCTTATGGGAGGACCGCACAGTTCAGGTGAAGAAGTATTCAAAAGGCATGCTGCAGCGCCTTGGGTTGGCCATCACCCTCTATCAGGATTCAAGTATTCTGATTCTTGATGAGCCTACCAGCGGGATTGACCCAATGGGACGAAAGGAAATCTTAGAGGTGTTAAAATCACTTCAAGATAAGACCATCCTGCTCTCTTCCCACCATCTTGATGAGATTAAACAGGTTTGTACACATGTCGCTTATTTAAATAATGGTAAAATGGAGAAATACACTGTGGAGGAATTTTTACAAACACATAATCTTGGAGGAATTGAATCATGA
- a CDS encoding FixH family protein, protein MKKLMRLTALLLLAVLAGCSADPEYSVEVVKPIYQLADKEMPFVIKVAEKDEAATGLNVSAEFSMTNMDHGTTEVKLTEKENGIYSGKVELPMAGKYEIFFVLERDGKKADKVINYEVKESEGVASINGEWITNEDIEFYKFINYLQLAINRETDQKRYTGDQLKEALSYWESQEKLVEDQNQLVTQIIRLRAMAMLAEEKGHTATGAEVETEINKVRDQYSQFESAKAIINEYGEDKFWEIEKQQYQLIVLSQKVQKDIIEKVKKENPEMAQQEINFQAQKQYEELLVSQVNSMEIVIL, encoded by the coding sequence ATGAAAAAACTGATGAGGCTGACCGCACTGCTGCTTTTAGCTGTACTTGCAGGCTGTAGTGCAGACCCTGAGTATAGCGTTGAAGTGGTAAAACCAATCTATCAACTAGCAGATAAAGAAATGCCTTTTGTAATAAAGGTTGCAGAAAAAGATGAGGCAGCAACTGGGCTTAACGTTTCGGCTGAGTTTTCAATGACCAATATGGATCACGGCACAACGGAAGTGAAACTAACGGAAAAAGAAAATGGGATTTATTCTGGGAAAGTCGAACTCCCAATGGCCGGAAAATATGAAATTTTCTTTGTATTAGAAAGAGATGGAAAAAAGGCAGACAAGGTCATTAATTATGAGGTCAAAGAGTCAGAAGGCGTTGCTTCGATTAACGGAGAATGGATTACTAATGAGGATATAGAGTTTTATAAGTTTATCAACTATCTCCAGCTTGCCATCAACCGTGAAACCGACCAAAAGCGCTACACAGGCGATCAGCTAAAGGAAGCACTATCCTACTGGGAGTCACAAGAAAAACTGGTTGAAGACCAAAATCAATTAGTAACACAAATTATCCGCCTCCGCGCAATGGCGATGCTCGCTGAAGAAAAGGGACACACCGCGACCGGTGCGGAAGTTGAAACAGAAATCAATAAGGTCCGCGACCAATACAGCCAGTTTGAATCCGCGAAGGCCATAATCAACGAATACGGAGAAGATAAATTTTGGGAAATTGAAAAGCAGCAATACCAGCTCATCGTCCTATCCCAAAAAGTACAAAAAGACATCATCGAAAAAGTAAAAAAAGAAAACCCTGAAATGGCCCAACAAGAAATCAACTTCCAAGCCCAAAAACAATACGAAGAACTGCTAGTATCGCAGGTTAACTCAATGGAAATAGTTATCCTTTAA
- a CDS encoding sorbosone dehydrogenase family protein — translation MVKVGSILLSMILLMSGCSLFEKENLKPRDQQEDEAVVLQPEIEVVAEELRVPWSINKVNQVFYVSERTGNIVKIDNGKMERQQVALEKPLAKAAEAGLLGFVLNPGFADNQKAFAYYTYENGQGQFNRVVVLGLEGNKWTEERILLDMIPSAAYHHGGRLKIGPDGKLYITTGDATTPELAQDQRSLNGKILRMNLDGSIPEDNPFENSYVYSYGHRNPQGLVWIGDTLYSSEHGQSAHDEINLIKPGANYGWPVIEGNESKASMETSLFHSGDETWAPSGLAAHDDTLYAATLRGNAVREFELGKNIASPVITGLGRIRDVFVDGEYLYFVSNNTDGRGNPDEKDDKLYRVLLTNLN, via the coding sequence ATGGTCAAAGTGGGTTCCATTTTATTATCGATGATACTGTTGATGTCAGGTTGTTCTCTTTTTGAAAAAGAAAATCTGAAGCCTAGAGACCAACAAGAGGATGAAGCAGTTGTCCTTCAGCCAGAGATTGAAGTGGTCGCTGAAGAGTTACGGGTTCCCTGGTCTATTAATAAGGTAAATCAGGTTTTTTACGTGAGTGAACGAACAGGAAATATCGTGAAAATTGATAATGGAAAAATGGAACGACAACAAGTTGCTTTGGAAAAACCGCTTGCGAAAGCAGCGGAAGCCGGACTGCTTGGCTTTGTTCTCAATCCGGGGTTTGCTGATAATCAAAAGGCGTTTGCCTACTATACGTATGAGAATGGACAGGGGCAGTTTAACAGAGTCGTTGTTCTCGGGCTTGAGGGGAACAAGTGGACAGAGGAACGAATACTTCTAGACATGATTCCGAGTGCTGCCTATCATCATGGCGGTCGGTTGAAGATTGGACCGGATGGGAAGCTGTATATTACTACTGGCGACGCCACTACACCAGAACTCGCGCAAGACCAGAGGTCCTTGAACGGAAAGATTCTAAGAATGAATTTGGATGGCAGTATTCCGGAGGATAATCCTTTTGAGAATTCCTACGTTTATAGCTATGGTCATCGTAATCCTCAGGGGCTTGTGTGGATTGGCGATACCTTATATTCGAGTGAGCATGGTCAATCAGCACATGATGAAATCAATTTGATAAAACCAGGTGCAAATTATGGTTGGCCGGTAATTGAAGGAAATGAAAGTAAAGCCAGTATGGAGACATCATTGTTTCATTCAGGTGATGAAACCTGGGCACCTTCAGGATTGGCGGCCCACGATGATACGTTGTATGCTGCAACACTTAGAGGGAATGCAGTCAGAGAATTCGAGTTAGGCAAGAACATTGCAAGTCCGGTTATTACGGGATTAGGGAGGATTCGTGATGTGTTTGTTGATGGTGAATACCTCTATTTTGTCAGCAACAATACAGATGGCAGAGGGAACCCTGATGAAAAGGATGACAAATTGTACCGAGTATTGTTAACCAATTTGAACTAA
- a CDS encoding HAD family hydrolase, with product MIKCIASDMDGTLLNSYQQVSQENKEAILKAQSQGIEVVIATGRSFQEVRFILDEADLHCPVIGVNGAEVRTKEGEILSATPIEKHVAKKAAEKLMEKDIYFEVYTNQGTYSLDPNKAVAIIVDIVVSANPDVKPEDVVKRAEARTRNGLVHQVESYDLLFNDEAHQIYKLFGFAIDSDRREAAANALEELTELEVSSSGHNNLEITHRNAQKGIALETFVQSKGIDISETMAMGDSFNDVSMLERVGRAVAMGNADYEIKTLCDVITATNDEHGVAKAILEVL from the coding sequence ATGATTAAGTGTATTGCGTCAGATATGGATGGTACTTTATTAAATTCGTATCAACAAGTTAGTCAGGAAAATAAAGAAGCGATTCTAAAAGCCCAGTCACAGGGAATTGAAGTAGTAATAGCAACTGGGAGATCTTTTCAAGAGGTTCGATTTATCCTAGATGAAGCAGATTTACATTGCCCTGTCATTGGTGTAAATGGTGCAGAAGTCCGCACAAAAGAAGGAGAAATTTTATCTGCTACACCAATTGAAAAGCACGTAGCCAAAAAAGCTGCGGAAAAGCTAATGGAAAAGGATATCTATTTTGAAGTCTATACAAACCAGGGTACATACTCGCTAGATCCTAATAAAGCCGTGGCCATTATAGTTGATATTGTCGTTAGTGCCAATCCTGATGTGAAACCTGAAGATGTGGTTAAACGAGCAGAAGCCCGCACTCGTAATGGTTTGGTCCATCAGGTTGAAAGTTATGATCTTTTATTTAATGATGAAGCACACCAAATTTATAAGCTTTTTGGATTTGCGATTGATTCAGACAGGCGTGAAGCTGCAGCAAATGCACTTGAAGAATTAACAGAGTTGGAAGTGTCCAGTTCTGGCCATAACAATTTGGAAATAACTCATCGAAATGCTCAAAAAGGAATTGCGTTAGAAACGTTTGTTCAATCAAAAGGAATCGACATTTCAGAAACAATGGCGATGGGTGATAGTTTTAATGACGTCTCCATGCTGGAAAGAGTCGGTAGAGCGGTCGCAATGGGGAATGCCGATTATGAAATAAAAACTCTTTGTGATGTGATTACCGCTACAAATGATGAACATGGAGTAGCAAAGGCAATACTGGAAGTTTTATAG
- a CDS encoding DNA alkylation repair protein, whose translation MFEEHRNDDNAGPMKKYMKDHFPFLGIKSPLRKELEKQFFKETGILKEEFNKDIVEGLWDKDQREYQYTAITYIGKFIKKMPKDTILLLERLITTKSWWDSVDSIAPLVGELARKYPELVEENINHWSIHDNFWLRRASILFQLKYKNETNEALLYKYMVKNADSKEFFIQKAIGWALREYSKTNPESVKAFIEGNELAPLSIREGSKYLS comes from the coding sequence ATGTTTGAAGAGCATCGAAATGATGATAATGCTGGACCTATGAAAAAATATATGAAAGATCATTTCCCGTTCTTAGGAATTAAGTCACCGCTCCGAAAAGAGCTGGAAAAGCAATTTTTTAAAGAGACAGGAATACTGAAAGAGGAATTTAACAAGGATATCGTAGAAGGTCTTTGGGATAAGGATCAAAGAGAATATCAATATACTGCTATTACATATATCGGAAAATTCATAAAGAAAATGCCAAAGGACACGATACTATTGCTTGAAAGATTGATCACGACAAAATCTTGGTGGGATAGTGTGGATTCTATTGCTCCTCTAGTTGGAGAGCTTGCTCGGAAATATCCTGAACTTGTCGAAGAGAACATTAATCATTGGTCGATACATGATAACTTTTGGCTGCGGAGAGCTTCGATCCTCTTTCAATTAAAATATAAGAATGAAACGAATGAAGCACTTCTCTATAAATACATGGTTAAAAATGCCGATAGCAAGGAATTCTTCATTCAAAAAGCCATCGGCTGGGCATTGAGGGAATACTCGAAAACAAACCCTGAGTCTGTTAAGGCATTTATTGAAGGAAACGAGCTTGCTCCGTTAAGTATAAGAGAAGGCAGCAAGTATCTTTCATGA